A single genomic interval of Megalobrama amblycephala isolate DHTTF-2021 linkage group LG15, ASM1881202v1, whole genome shotgun sequence harbors:
- the dkk3b gene encoding dickkopf-related protein 3b, which produces MLKFVILSLCVGFVLGSSVHRGRHLDITETLEKHVAEGQTTLNEMFREVEKLMEDTQHKLEEAVHQMENESSKSLLHGRNFPASFHNETTTEIKVGNRTVQLIERIDKETDNKTGKTHFSRTLIQNTERWNEVDHECMIDEDCGDGNFCLYEIITSKCTPCQTTNMECTKDVECCGDQLCVWGVCALNRTKGQSGTICQYQSDCSPQHCCAFHKALLFPVCRPKPQEGQGCHSHPNQLMELLLWDEEGPREHCPCSAGLHCQPLEKRSVCVDERNSSGEGNMN; this is translated from the exons ATGCTGAAATTTGTGATATTATCCCTTTGCGTGGGGTTTGTGCTGGGCAGCTCAGTTCACAGAGGGAGACATCTGGACATCACCGAGACCCTGGAGAAGCATGTGGCAGAGGGACAAACCACTTTAAACGAGATGTTCAGGGAGGTGGAAAAACTGATGGAGGACACGCAGCATAAACTAGAGGAGGCTGTACACCAG ATGGAGAACGAGTCTTCAAAATCACTGTTACATGGACGCAACTTTCCTGCCAGTTTTCACAATGAAACTACAACAGAGATCAAGGTGGGGAATCGGACCGTCCAACTGATAGAGAGAATCGACAAG GAAACGGATAATAAGACTGGAAAGACTCATTTTTCCAGAACTCTCATTCAGAACACTGAGCGGTGGAATGAAGTTGATCAT GAGTGCATGATTGATGAGGACTGTGGGGATGGCAACTTCTGCCTATACGAGATCATCACCTCCAAATGCACCCCGTGCCAGACGACTAACATG gAGTGCACAAAGGACGTGGAGTGTTGTGGAGATcagctgtgtgtgtggggtgtttgTGCTCTGAACAGAACAAAAGGACAGTCTGGAACAATCTGCCAGTACCAGAGCGACTGCAGTCCTCAACACTGCTGTGCCTTTCACAAAG ccCTGCTCTTCCCTGTGTGCCGCCCCAAGCCACAGGAAGGCCAAGGTTGCCACAGTCACCCCAACCAGCTGATGGAGCTGTTACTGTGGGACGAGGAGGGGCCGCGGGAGCACTGCCCCTGTTCTGCAGGCCTGCACTGCCAGCCTCTCGA GAAAAGATCAGTGTGTGTTGATGAGAGGAACTCTTCTGGCGAAGGAAACATGAACTGA